The Caloenas nicobarica isolate bCalNic1 chromosome 28, bCalNic1.hap1, whole genome shotgun sequence genome window below encodes:
- the LOC135999502 gene encoding olfactory receptor 14J1-like — protein MSNSSSITQFLLLAFADTRELQLLHFWLFLGIYLAALLGNGLIITTIACDQHLHTPMYFFLLNLALLDLGSISITVPKSMANSLWDSRVISYSGCAAQLFSFAFLLGAEYSLLTIMSYDRYVAICKPLHYGTLLGSRACVHMAAAAWATGFLHALLHTANTFSLPLCKGNAVDQFFCEIPQILKLSCSDSSLREVGLIVVSACLVFICFVFIVLSYVQIFRAVLRIPSEQGRHKAFATCLPHLAVVSLYVTTALFSYLKPPSISSPSLDLVVSVLYSVVPPAVNPLIYSMRNQELKDALWKLISYCFLKQ, from the coding sequence atgtccaacagcagctccatcacccagttcctcctcctggcgttcgcagacacacgggagctgcagctcttgcacttctggctcttcctgggcatctacctggctgccctcctgggcaacggcctcatcatcaccaccatagcctgtgaccagcacctccacacccccatgtacttcttcctgctcaacctcgccctcctcgacctgggctccatctccatcactgtccccaaatccatggcaaattctttatgggaCAGCAGGGTCATCTCATActcgggatgtgctgcacagctcttttcgtTTGCCTTCTTGttaggtgcagagtattctcttctcaccatcatgtcctacgaccgctacgttgccatttgcaaacccctgcactacgggaccctcctgggcagcagagcttgtgtccacatggcagcagctgcctgggccactgggtttctccatgctctgctgcacacggccaatacattttcactgccactgtgcaagggcaatgctgtggaccagttcttctgtgaaatcccccagatcctcaagctctcctgctcagacagctCCCTCAGGGAAGTTGGGCTTATTGTGGTTAGTGcctgtttagtttttatttgttttgtgttcattgtgctctcctacgtgcagatcttcagggctgtgctgaggatcccctctgagcagggacggcacaaagcctttgccacgtgcctccctcacctggccgtggtctccctctaCGTCACCACTGCCttgttttcctacctgaagcccccctccatctcctctccttccctggacctagttgtgtctgttctgtactcagtggtgcctccagcagtgaaccccctcatctacagcatgaggaaccaggagctcaaggatgccctgtggaaactcatatcttactgttttctgaagcaataa